In Diachasmimorpha longicaudata isolate KC_UGA_2023 chromosome 7, iyDiaLong2, whole genome shotgun sequence, the following proteins share a genomic window:
- the LOC135164218 gene encoding DNA-directed RNA polymerase III subunit RPC7-like, which translates to MAGRGRGRGKTAMTLNPEQFGFAKGEPIALPPVLQPPMKYPLLDYKAPPFQLTVELSYLLQLKRDFSEHLRESPSNVQPIVVKKDIERYSDRYQDMITDQSTYEERYDWFRLPKELRCGGRKRKAKEKAAVKPKQKKKEVDVEKKLQELEKKEGTQKSDDEEEGKDDEDEEEKDGDEAVEDEEAEVDEEMDDGTDYVNNYFDNGEGYEDEEDNLDDGPIY; encoded by the coding sequence ATGGCAGGACGCGGTCGTGGGCGCGGCAAGACCGCAATGACCCTGAACCCCGAGCAATTTGGGTTCGCAAAAGGAGAGCCCATTGCCCTACCTCCAGTGCTCCAGCCCCCGATGAAATATCCCCTTCTGGACTACAAGGCTCCACCTTTCCAGCTAACAGTCGAGCTATCATACCTTCTCCAGTTGAAACGAGACTTCAGCGAACACCTGAGGGAGTCCCCCAGCAACGTCCAGCCAATAGTAGTGAAGAAGGATATCGAGAGGTACTCAGACAGATACCAGGATATGATAACAGACCAATCGACCTACGAGGAGAGGTACGACTGGTTCAGACTCCCGAAGGAGTTGAGATGCGGTGGGCGGAAACGAAAGGCCAAAGAGAAAGCTGCGGTGAAGCCCAAACAGAAGAAGAAGGAAGTCGATGTGGAGAAAAAGCTTCAGGAGCTGGAGAAGAAAGAGGGCACTCAGAAGAGCGACGACGAGGAGGAGGGTAAGGACGACGAGGACGAGGAGGAGAAGGACGGGGATGAGGCCGTCGAGGACGAGGAGGCTGAGGTCGACGAAGAAATGGACGACGGCACTGACTACGTTAACAACTACTTCGACAATGGCGAGGGATATGAGGATGAAGAAGACAATCTTGATGATGGtccaatttattga